A window of Diabrotica virgifera virgifera chromosome 9, PGI_DIABVI_V3a contains these coding sequences:
- the LOC126891001 gene encoding uncharacterized protein LOC126891001, with amino-acid sequence MKIFFGRNENYQERRPQRQQVSVPVQKPFYQQPNFAPPQWQQPIRQFYPQNQFQQPHRQQNFNQFRQNSNPPEFRTQNQSNVWAPKPGQPKQPRPTPMSGISETTTGGRQNFTPNYRAQPKFTVEELYNIQCHGDEQEENDNYNNYYEPEYDNFLQDTYENQPTEYEENVNFREDPPEAAET; translated from the exons ATGAAGATTTTTTTTG GAAGAAACGAAAATTATCAAGAACGCCGACCTCAGAGACAGCAAGTGTCTGTACCTGTCCAAAAACCATTTTATCAACAGCCAAATTTTGCACCTCCGCAATGGCAGCAACCAATCAGACAATTCTACCCACAGAATCAGTTTCAACAACCACATCgacaacaaaacttcaaccaatttAGACAAAATTCAAACCCTCCAGAATTCAGGACCCAGAACCAGTCAAATGTATGGGCACCCAAACCCGGACAGCCTAAGCAGCCTAGACCAACACCTATGAGTGGAATATCAGAAACCACAACCGGAGGCCGTCAAAATTTTACACCAAATTACCGAGCACAGCCAAAATTCACCGTAGAAGAACTTTACAATATACAATGCCACGGAGATGAGCAAGAAGAGAATGACAACTACAATAATTACTACGAACCTGAATATGACAATTTTCTACAAGATACATACGAAAACCAACCAACCGAAtacgaagaaaacgtaaattTTCGAGAGGACCCACCAGAAGCAGCCGAAACGTAA